One window from the genome of Paenibacillus azoreducens encodes:
- a CDS encoding ABC transporter ATP-binding protein, translated as MNGNTVLDIQGLSGGYSLNRPVLHDISFQVNPGEMIGLIGLNGAGKSTTMKHILGLMNPHKGEIRVQGKKREEDAETYHGSLAFVPESPLLYDEMTVREHLEFTARAYNVKREEYEARADRLAGIFRMRDKMDSLSTHLSKGMRQKVMIMCAFVARPSLYIIDEPFLGLDPLGIRSLLDFMVELKEGGSSILLSSHILSTIENYCDRFILLHQGRVIASGTLQEIAAQAGTNGAGLEDMFYTLVQGRD; from the coding sequence ATGAACGGCAATACAGTGCTGGATATCCAAGGTTTGAGCGGCGGTTACAGCTTAAACCGTCCTGTGCTGCATGATATTTCCTTTCAGGTCAATCCAGGCGAAATGATCGGGCTGATCGGCTTGAATGGCGCAGGCAAAAGTACAACCATGAAGCATATTCTCGGACTTATGAATCCCCATAAGGGGGAAATCCGGGTACAGGGAAAGAAGCGGGAGGAAGACGCTGAAACCTATCACGGTTCATTGGCTTTTGTTCCGGAATCTCCGCTTTTATATGATGAAATGACCGTACGCGAGCATCTGGAATTCACGGCGAGGGCTTACAATGTAAAACGCGAGGAATATGAAGCGCGTGCGGACCGGCTTGCAGGAATCTTTCGGATGCGGGACAAAATGGACAGCTTGTCAACGCATCTGTCCAAAGGGATGCGGCAGAAGGTTATGATCATGTGCGCTTTTGTGGCCCGCCCTTCTTTATATATTATCGACGAGCCGTTTCTCGGCTTGGATCCGCTTGGCATCCGGTCTTTGCTGGATTTTATGGTTGAGCTGAAGGAAGGCGGTTCTTCGATTCTGCTGAGCTCGCATATCCTTTCGACCATCGAAAATTACTGCGACCGGTTTATCTTGCTGCATCAGGGAAGGGTCATTGCCAGTGGAACGCTGCAGGAGATAGCCGCGCAAGCGGGAACTAACGGGGCAGGACTGGAAGATATGTTCTATACCCTTGTGCAAGGCAGGGATTGA
- a CDS encoding DEAD/DEAH box helicase, with protein MKATLFTALGIEQNLADRLSEYGITEPTPVQTETIPAILNGADVLARSQTGTGKTLAYLLPVLQGIDAELKSAQKLIIAPTQELAMQIVREGEKYGQPRGIHVLGLIGGAALKRQVDKLKLHPQLIVGTPGRVRELIEMRKLKMHHVNAIVVDEVDQVFQLGGAGDVDRILRSALRDRQLVFLSATVSRETAALVKREMKNPLEIGIDPDQSTAKGLEHYYFAGDERDKMENLRRVIRHYNPKKTMVFVNQTETIAEVQAKLNYMGLSAEALYADADKLARSRVLSGFRSGKFKVLVASDVAARGLDIEGLEMVVNYDPPMDSEHYVHRAGRTGRMGRSGLVLSLVTYKQIFIMNKFAKELGITLEERKLYAGKVLEPKAAASIRSQPVRRKSPDKTGNAHVSQESVKQGSSKGRPVKEETRKTSGPAKKQGEPFRGGKSSERENRSERERERKNKGAPKWLKDKKRP; from the coding sequence ATGAAAGCAACTTTATTTACAGCGCTTGGCATCGAACAGAATTTAGCCGATCGCCTGTCAGAATACGGAATAACGGAGCCGACTCCGGTGCAAACAGAGACCATTCCTGCCATTCTAAACGGAGCGGACGTGCTCGCCCGCTCGCAGACGGGAACAGGTAAAACGCTCGCCTATCTGCTGCCTGTTCTGCAGGGCATCGACGCCGAGCTCAAATCGGCGCAAAAACTTATCATAGCTCCGACGCAGGAGCTGGCCATGCAAATTGTCAGGGAGGGCGAGAAATACGGGCAACCCCGCGGCATTCATGTGCTTGGGCTGATCGGAGGCGCTGCGCTGAAACGGCAGGTAGACAAGCTGAAGCTGCATCCACAGCTCATCGTCGGCACCCCGGGCAGAGTCCGGGAACTGATCGAGATGCGCAAACTCAAAATGCATCACGTGAATGCGATTGTCGTGGATGAGGTGGATCAAGTGTTCCAACTGGGCGGGGCCGGCGATGTGGACCGGATTCTCCGCAGCGCCCTCCGGGACCGACAGTTGGTATTTCTGTCGGCAACCGTAAGCAGGGAAACGGCTGCGCTTGTCAAACGCGAAATGAAGAATCCGCTGGAAATCGGCATTGACCCTGACCAATCCACCGCAAAAGGACTTGAGCATTATTATTTTGCCGGTGATGAGCGGGATAAAATGGAAAATTTGCGCCGGGTGATACGCCATTACAATCCGAAGAAAACGATGGTTTTCGTCAATCAGACGGAAACGATTGCGGAAGTGCAGGCTAAATTGAACTATATGGGCCTGTCAGCCGAAGCTTTGTACGCGGATGCGGATAAGCTGGCCAGAAGCCGGGTACTATCAGGCTTCCGCAGCGGCAAGTTTAAGGTACTGGTTGCCAGCGATGTCGCAGCCCGCGGCCTGGATATCGAAGGCTTGGAAATGGTCGTAAACTACGACCCTCCGATGGATTCGGAGCATTATGTGCACCGTGCCGGGCGTACGGGACGGATGGGAAGAAGCGGGTTAGTGCTATCCCTGGTTACGTACAAGCAAATTTTTATTATGAACAAGTTTGCCAAAGAGCTTGGTATCACACTGGAGGAGCGAAAGTTATACGCCGGCAAGGTGTTGGAGCCCAAAGCGGCTGCTTCGATCCGGTCGCAACCGGTTCGCAGGAAGTCTCCGGACAAAACGGGAAATGCCCATGTATCGCAGGAAAGCGTTAAGCAGGGTTCGTCCAAGGGCCGGCCGGTCAAGGAAGAAACCCGTAAAACTTCGGGTCCTGCCAAAAAGCAAGGTGAGCCTTTCCGCGGCGGAAAATCTTCGGAGCGGGAGAACCGCAGCGAACGGGAGCGGGAACGGAAAAACAAGGGGGCTCCCAAATGGCTGAAAGACAAGAAACGTCCCTAA
- a CDS encoding ABC transporter permease: MDLASLRSERRSRFWGKEVLPYVGYVMQSGVAVLLLFAIIAFSAWYTSLVQHIPAGFPIRWIMLVLFVPLTVSSSFRTYLQPADVVFLLPQESRMRKYFQASWISGVIYKLLGLALVFLISWPLYIRSEADPKPFSLFLLVLIALKLLASYGCWKELRMVSRKGATASRLLRYVIIALSIAAWLWQPAGRSLIFILLIAATYAAALRFPAKHLVAWERLIAQEKTHIGRILMVLGWFVNVPSRQQRIHSRKWLFWAGNRISWKPETAYRYLLMKSFIRSDILGIVIRAGILAVFLVWWMRSGMVGSGIYLFFVFLAGVQLSTLLRYHSESFWLHVYPIPPGSRRSNAISLAFQIQLVFAGLTWLPLLGGGPDRLGAALMTLISGVIICLLFRYFAGRKKKAHDDDDE, from the coding sequence ATGGATTTGGCTAGTTTAAGATCCGAACGCCGCAGCCGTTTCTGGGGAAAAGAAGTGCTGCCGTATGTCGGTTATGTCATGCAAAGCGGTGTTGCGGTACTGCTTTTGTTCGCGATTATTGCTTTTTCGGCATGGTACACATCCCTGGTTCAGCATATCCCGGCCGGTTTTCCGATCCGCTGGATTATGCTTGTATTGTTCGTGCCGCTGACGGTCAGCAGCAGTTTCAGGACCTATCTTCAGCCGGCGGACGTCGTTTTTTTGCTCCCGCAGGAATCGCGGATGCGAAAGTATTTCCAGGCAAGCTGGATTAGCGGCGTCATTTACAAGCTGCTAGGTCTGGCTCTCGTTTTTCTAATTTCTTGGCCGCTTTATATCCGGAGCGAAGCTGATCCGAAGCCATTCTCGCTGTTTTTGCTGGTTCTAATTGCGCTGAAACTGCTTGCCAGCTACGGCTGCTGGAAAGAACTGCGGATGGTATCGCGAAAAGGGGCGACGGCATCCCGGCTGCTTCGTTATGTAATTATTGCGCTTTCTATAGCCGCTTGGCTGTGGCAGCCTGCAGGCAGAAGCTTAATTTTCATTTTGCTGATTGCAGCAACCTATGCCGCGGCTTTGCGTTTCCCGGCCAAACATCTGGTGGCATGGGAGAGATTGATCGCCCAAGAAAAGACGCACATCGGACGCATACTGATGGTGCTGGGCTGGTTCGTGAACGTCCCGAGCCGGCAGCAGCGAATTCACTCTAGAAAATGGCTTTTCTGGGCTGGCAACCGCATTTCCTGGAAGCCTGAAACGGCCTACCGCTATCTCTTGATGAAAAGCTTTATTCGCAGCGATATTCTCGGTATCGTGATCCGGGCGGGCATTCTGGCTGTGTTTCTGGTCTGGTGGATGCGGAGCGGCATGGTTGGCAGCGGCATTTATTTGTTTTTTGTGTTTTTGGCAGGGGTGCAGTTATCCACGCTGCTGCGCTATCACAGCGAATCTTTTTGGCTGCATGTATATCCGATTCCCCCTGGCAGCCGCCGGTCGAACGCGATCAGCCTGGCTTTTCAAATCCAGCTGGTATTTGCGGGGCTGACCTGGCTACCGCTTCTTGGGGGCGGGCCGGATCGTTTGGGCGCCGCTTTGATGACGCTGATTAGCGGCGTGATCATATGCCTGCTGTTCCGTTATTTTGCTGGAAGGAAAAAGAAGGCCCACGATGACGACGATGAATAG
- a CDS encoding PLP-dependent aminotransferase family protein translates to MELTLHMKAYLDKYRFKYLALYHALREAIQDGRLPGGMKLPSTRELAELYGLSRGAVAQSYDMLMAEGYVRAETGRGTFVADAGYSPRDVVKIKDTPVKLSRWGERLLLLPEGPAEMAELADISFINRPLDMSRFPYEEWRSALSYAGGRKGACLQHKAPPEGDRQLREAIASHLRVTRGIMARPEHVVLFSGSMQGIVLLFQLLMNEGEAAVVENPGFHGIRMAVAAYGGTIIPAAVDGQGVKPQDWDAGILFVTPSRQYPTGAVLSLERRRQLLDWAQRHDAVIIEDDYDSEFRFGGRPIEPLKALDARERVIYIGSFSQTMFASLRLGYAVLPEGLTAAVVRAKSLYDPMSPGLLEQRALARFMTKGSYMRHLRRLTRLYGARHRHLCARMQEFACDLFELMPSDAGLHVYASWRKSPAEYEAFAEAAKRRGVYFRNAGVYWLDEGPPAACFSFAHLTEEQIDRGVAGLASAWQDVQNFF, encoded by the coding sequence ATGGAACTGACGCTCCACATGAAGGCTTATCTCGATAAATATCGTTTCAAATATCTGGCTTTGTATCACGCCCTCAGAGAGGCCATTCAGGACGGGCGTTTACCGGGGGGGATGAAGCTGCCTTCGACCCGGGAGTTGGCGGAGCTGTACGGATTGTCGAGAGGCGCCGTGGCTCAAAGCTATGACATGCTAATGGCGGAGGGGTATGTGCGTGCGGAGACAGGCCGGGGAACCTTTGTTGCCGATGCGGGCTATTCCCCCCGCGATGTGGTGAAAATAAAGGATACACCGGTGAAGCTTTCGCGTTGGGGCGAGAGGCTGCTGCTTCTGCCGGAGGGTCCCGCAGAGATGGCGGAACTTGCGGATATCAGCTTTATCAATCGGCCGCTCGATATGAGCCGATTTCCATATGAGGAATGGAGAAGCGCCCTCTCTTATGCCGGCGGGCGCAAGGGAGCCTGCCTACAGCATAAAGCGCCGCCGGAAGGAGATAGACAGCTGCGCGAGGCTATCGCTTCCCATTTGCGTGTGACGCGCGGGATTATGGCCCGGCCGGAGCATGTCGTATTGTTCAGCGGATCCATGCAGGGCATCGTGCTGCTGTTTCAGCTGCTGATGAACGAAGGAGAGGCGGCGGTTGTGGAAAATCCGGGATTTCACGGAATACGCATGGCGGTTGCGGCATACGGCGGCACAATCATACCGGCGGCGGTCGACGGGCAGGGAGTCAAGCCGCAGGATTGGGATGCGGGCATCTTGTTTGTAACGCCCAGCCGCCAATATCCTACGGGAGCGGTGCTCAGCCTGGAGCGGCGGCGGCAGCTTCTTGACTGGGCACAGCGGCATGACGCCGTCATTATAGAGGATGATTACGATAGCGAATTTCGTTTTGGCGGCAGACCGATCGAGCCGCTCAAGGCGCTCGATGCCCGGGAGCGGGTCATCTACATCGGTTCTTTCTCCCAAACGATGTTTGCGAGTTTAAGGTTGGGTTACGCGGTGCTGCCGGAAGGCCTGACGGCTGCTGTGGTACGGGCCAAATCGCTGTATGATCCGATGTCGCCGGGATTGCTTGAACAGCGGGCGCTTGCCCGGTTCATGACAAAAGGGAGCTATATGCGGCATTTGCGCCGATTAACCCGTCTTTACGGTGCGAGGCATCGCCATTTATGTGCGCGGATGCAGGAATTTGCCTGCGACCTGTTCGAATTGATGCCCAGTGATGCCGGGCTGCATGTTTATGCGAGCTGGCGCAAATCTCCAGCCGAATACGAGGCTTTTGCAGAAGCTGCGAAACGGAGAGGCGTCTATTTCCGGAACGCCGGGGTTTACTGGCTCGATGAAGGGCCGCCGGCAGCCTGCTTCAGCTTTGCCCATTTGACGGAGGAACAGATCGATAGGGGCGTGGCCGGACTCGCGTCTGCATGGCAGGATGTGCAAAATTTCTTTTGA
- a CDS encoding chemotaxis protein CheX: protein MKAEIINPFLESARSVIEQVIQVSPSTGNLGVKTVELIQNHIWIHIGMTGQLNGDIVFGIHEHVALRMVSIMMGGYVLTEMDEMGQSAISELGNMISGNASTMLSNQGVNVDITPPKVVKSEQVTSFFPQKALSIPLLMDGIGELDIQVMIS, encoded by the coding sequence ATGAAAGCGGAAATTATCAATCCTTTTCTGGAATCCGCGCGGAGTGTTATCGAGCAGGTGATCCAGGTATCTCCATCGACGGGGAACCTTGGAGTCAAAACGGTAGAATTGATTCAGAATCATATTTGGATACATATCGGAATGACCGGACAGTTGAACGGAGATATCGTATTTGGCATTCATGAGCATGTGGCGCTGCGGATGGTATCGATCATGATGGGAGGATATGTGCTGACGGAAATGGATGAGATGGGACAAAGCGCCATTTCTGAACTTGGCAATATGATCAGCGGCAACGCAAGCACCATGCTGTCCAATCAGGGAGTTAATGTGGACATTACTCCTCCTAAAGTTGTCAAAAGCGAGCAGGTTACATCGTTTTTTCCGCAGAAGGCGCTCAGTATCCCACTCTTAATGGACGGGATCGGAGAGCTGGATATTCAGGTCATGATATCTTAA
- a CDS encoding pyridoxamine 5'-phosphate oxidase family protein → MRRKEFSINEEREIEQFLSGMSFGFLGTVGEDGYPRVTPLNYVYDQGVFYFHGSRVGEKMEHLKANPRVSFSVADEFAVIPSYFTDPHLACPATTYFKSVTASGRAVIVQDLAEKAGVFTLLMKKLQPEGGYDPIDIANPTYAARLRNVAVVKIIPDRMSAKFKFGQNLTDDNREQVLCGLEKRGSERDPETARLIREKCPGANSKE, encoded by the coding sequence ATGAGGAGAAAGGAATTCAGCATCAACGAAGAACGGGAAATCGAGCAATTTTTATCCGGCATGAGCTTCGGTTTTCTCGGTACCGTCGGGGAAGACGGATACCCGCGGGTTACACCCTTGAATTACGTTTACGACCAGGGGGTTTTTTATTTCCATGGCAGCCGGGTTGGAGAGAAGATGGAGCATTTAAAAGCAAATCCCCGTGTCAGCTTCAGTGTCGCCGATGAATTTGCGGTTATACCCTCTTATTTTACGGATCCGCATCTGGCCTGCCCGGCCACAACCTACTTTAAAAGCGTAACTGCAAGCGGACGGGCCGTGATCGTGCAGGATCTTGCGGAAAAAGCCGGGGTGTTCACCCTGCTGATGAAAAAACTGCAGCCCGAAGGGGGATATGATCCGATCGATATTGCCAACCCGACGTATGCCGCCAGACTGCGCAATGTAGCCGTAGTTAAGATCATCCCGGACCGGATGAGCGCGAAATTCAAATTCGGACAAAACCTGACTGATGACAATCGGGAGCAGGTCCTCTGCGGTCTTGAAAAGCGGGGTTCGGAGCGCGACCCGGAAACAGCACGCCTCATTCGCGAGAAGTGCCCGGGCGCCAATTCCAAAGAGTAA
- a CDS encoding SDR family NAD(P)-dependent oxidoreductase, whose translation MLKDKVVVITGASSGIGLLTARLLSEEGAVPILAARSRQKLAEASSGIAGKHEIKVLDVTREDQVKQMINEIIADHGQIDILLNNAGYGQFESIVDMPSEEFGRMMDVNYMGIVRCTKAVLPHMLGRGSGRIVNVASMAGKIGTAKSTAYTATKHAVLGFSNALRQELRGTGVTVSTVNPGPIDTPFFELADPAGGYTSNVKWLMMKPEYVARKIVRFMDSGKEELNLPLKAAAAMRFYQLCPRLADRLTYRMMNKK comes from the coding sequence ATGTTGAAGGATAAAGTTGTTGTCATTACGGGAGCGTCAAGCGGAATCGGATTGTTAACTGCACGGTTGCTGAGCGAAGAGGGAGCCGTGCCGATTCTGGCTGCCCGTTCGCGGCAAAAGCTGGCCGAAGCCTCAAGCGGCATCGCCGGAAAGCATGAAATCAAAGTGCTGGATGTAACCCGGGAAGACCAGGTCAAGCAAATGATCAATGAGATCATTGCAGATCATGGACAAATCGACATCCTGCTCAATAATGCCGGTTACGGTCAATTTGAAAGCATCGTAGACATGCCGTCCGAGGAGTTCGGGCGGATGATGGACGTGAATTATATGGGGATCGTACGATGTACCAAGGCAGTGCTTCCCCATATGCTTGGCCGCGGGAGCGGACGGATCGTGAACGTCGCTTCCATGGCTGGCAAGATCGGTACGGCCAAATCAACAGCCTACACAGCAACCAAACATGCGGTGCTCGGTTTTAGCAATGCCTTGCGGCAGGAGCTGCGCGGGACGGGAGTTACGGTGTCTACAGTTAATCCTGGACCGATTGATACGCCCTTTTTTGAACTTGCGGATCCTGCAGGCGGCTATACAAGCAATGTGAAATGGCTGATGATGAAGCCGGAATATGTGGCGCGTAAAATAGTGCGCTTCATGGATTCGGGCAAGGAAGAGCTGAACCTCCCGCTTAAGGCTGCCGCTGCCATGCGTTTTTATCAGCTGTGCCCGCGTTTGGCGGACAGACTCACCTACCGGATGATGAATAAAAAATGA
- a CDS encoding aminotransferase class I/II-fold pyridoxal phosphate-dependent enzyme, with product MNSLAEQLNEGVKAGNPHVYDMLSTLGKEIYFPKEGILSQSAEASGHAKKYNATIGIATEGGIPMHLDAIQSKLSAFQPKDLYPYAPPAGKPELRTAWLAKMREENPSLREKSLSNPIVTNALTHGLSVVADLFVNEGDAVIYPDKNWENYELTFGIRRHAQIINYPLFTEEMTFNSQGLRDALLAQKDKGKAVVILNFPNNPTGYTPGLKEGNEIVAAIKEAAEAGINVVAVTDDAYFGLFFEDSLKESLFGKLADLHPRVLAVKVDGATKEEFVWGFRVGFITYASDSKEVLHALEQKTLGIIRATISSGAHPSQTFVLDVLKSPDFHTQKEEKFQIMKGRANKVKSLLDSGKYNGVWEYYPFNSGYFMCLKLKTVSAEELRTHILHQYGVGTIALGEHDLRIAFSCIEEDYLEDLFDLVYQGIMDLQNK from the coding sequence TTGAATTCATTGGCAGAACAACTGAATGAAGGGGTAAAAGCCGGCAACCCGCATGTATATGACATGCTGTCTACGCTGGGCAAGGAAATTTATTTTCCGAAGGAAGGCATATTGAGCCAATCTGCCGAAGCCTCGGGGCATGCCAAGAAATACAATGCCACGATCGGCATCGCAACCGAAGGCGGCATTCCGATGCATTTGGATGCGATCCAAAGCAAGCTCTCCGCTTTTCAGCCGAAAGATCTCTATCCTTATGCACCTCCTGCCGGCAAACCGGAGCTCCGGACGGCATGGCTCGCCAAAATGCGCGAAGAGAACCCGTCCCTGCGCGAAAAGTCTCTTAGTAATCCGATCGTAACCAACGCGCTTACGCACGGACTGAGCGTGGTTGCCGACCTGTTCGTCAATGAAGGGGACGCCGTCATTTACCCCGACAAAAACTGGGAAAACTATGAGCTTACTTTCGGAATCCGCCGTCATGCGCAGATCATAAACTACCCGCTTTTCACCGAAGAAATGACGTTTAACAGCCAAGGACTGCGCGACGCGCTGCTTGCTCAAAAGGACAAAGGCAAAGCTGTTGTCATCCTCAACTTCCCTAACAATCCAACCGGCTACACGCCTGGGCTTAAAGAGGGCAATGAAATCGTCGCTGCCATCAAGGAAGCTGCCGAAGCCGGCATCAACGTGGTAGCGGTAACGGATGACGCCTATTTCGGACTGTTTTTCGAAGATTCCCTGAAAGAGTCCCTTTTCGGCAAACTGGCGGATCTGCATCCACGCGTGCTTGCCGTCAAGGTCGACGGCGCGACCAAAGAAGAATTCGTATGGGGCTTCCGCGTAGGTTTTATCACCTATGCTTCCGACAGCAAAGAAGTGCTGCACGCGCTCGAACAAAAAACGCTTGGCATCATTCGAGCCACGATTTCCAGCGGCGCCCATCCTTCCCAAACCTTCGTGCTTGACGTGCTGAAATCCCCGGATTTCCATACGCAGAAGGAAGAAAAATTCCAGATTATGAAGGGTCGGGCCAACAAGGTCAAATCGCTGCTGGACAGCGGAAAATACAACGGCGTATGGGAATACTACCCGTTCAACTCCGGATATTTCATGTGCTTGAAGCTGAAAACCGTATCCGCCGAAGAGCTGCGCACGCATATCCTGCATCAATATGGAGTCGGAACGATCGCCCTTGGCGAGCATGATTTGCGCATTGCCTTCTCCTGTATCGAAGAAGATTACCTGGAAGATCTCTTTGATCTGGTGTACCAAGGAATCATGGATTTGCAGAACAAATAG
- a CDS encoding YjcZ family sporulation protein, which yields MSEEVRGAYGYGYGCHGLFHNTGAILVLFILLVIITRSFWL from the coding sequence ATGAGCGAAGAAGTAAGAGGCGCATACGGATACGGATATGGCTGCCATGGATTATTTCATAACACTGGAGCAATCCTTGTTCTCTTTATCCTCCTCGTTATCATCACTCGTTCTTTCTGGCTTTAA